The following proteins are encoded in a genomic region of Micrococcaceae bacterium Sec5.8:
- a CDS encoding carbohydrate ABC transporter permease, giving the protein MPRQRHGPFSRANLAQTIVGGYLPLLLTTLVVFLPLLWMVLSSFKQPGEIITMDLKLLPESVNLENYNVAMTTVPFAQFFMNSLIVTSVGATVKVFLAIMTAYALVFVRFPYKNVIFVLILVALMVPPQVSILPNYILIAGMGGKNTLWGIILPGLGTAFGTFLLRQHFLTLPASILESAEIDGAGHWRRLWQIVAPVSGPSIATVALVVVVSEWNDYIWPLIITDRPETMTLPVGLTLLQNSEGNGSGWGILMAGAVLVIVPILLVFAALQRYIVAGLTQGSVTG; this is encoded by the coding sequence ATTCCACGGCAACGCCATGGTCCGTTTTCCCGGGCCAACTTGGCCCAGACGATTGTGGGCGGCTATCTTCCCTTGCTCCTCACCACCTTGGTGGTCTTCTTACCCCTGCTGTGGATGGTCCTCAGCTCGTTCAAACAGCCGGGCGAAATCATCACCATGGATTTGAAGCTCCTGCCGGAGAGCGTGAACCTGGAGAACTACAACGTCGCCATGACCACGGTGCCGTTCGCCCAGTTCTTCATGAACAGCCTGATCGTCACCAGCGTGGGCGCCACAGTCAAGGTTTTCCTGGCCATCATGACCGCTTACGCCCTGGTGTTCGTCCGCTTCCCGTACAAGAACGTCATCTTTGTGCTGATTCTCGTGGCCCTGATGGTTCCGCCGCAGGTATCCATCCTGCCCAACTACATCCTGATTGCCGGGATGGGCGGCAAGAACACCCTCTGGGGGATCATTCTCCCGGGCCTTGGCACCGCCTTCGGCACATTCCTGCTGCGCCAGCACTTCCTGACGCTGCCGGCCTCCATCCTGGAATCGGCGGAGATCGACGGCGCCGGACACTGGCGCCGGCTCTGGCAGATCGTCGCTCCGGTATCCGGTCCGTCGATCGCCACAGTGGCCCTGGTCGTCGTCGTGAGTGAATGGAACGATTACATCTGGCCGCTCATTATTACCGACCGCCCCGAAACGATGACCCTTCCGGTAGGCCTGACGCTGCTGCAGAACTCCGAGGGCAACGGCTCCGGCTGGGGCATTCTGATGGCCGGTGCGGTCCTGGTGATCGTGCCCATCCTGTTGGTCTTCGCCGCGCTGCAGCGCTACATCGTGGCAGGCCTGACCCAGGGCAGCGTCACCGGGTGA
- a CDS encoding ABC transporter substrate-binding protein yields the protein MAFNLDRRHFLGLAGAGAGAAALSACGGPSTSGSAAATTAADIDFNGVKPAASFDFWSNHPGKSQDVEKAIIEKFQAKFPEIKVNLVTAGANYEEIAQKFQTSQAAKSGLPGLVVLSDVWWFRYYSNGNIIALDSLVKQLDIKLDDFQTSLVADYQYEDKQWALPYGRSTPLFYYNKDHFKAAGLPDRAPKTWQEFGEWAPKLMASSGAQYAYIYPALAGYAGWTLQNNLWGWGGSWSNEWTMNCDSAESVAALQWAQDSIFKDKWAGVSSKEAADDFAAGITSSTISSTGSLLGVLKSAKFNVGVGYLPGGPKSESPVCPTGGAGLGIPSGVSKEVQLAAATFLKFMTEPENTAEFSAATGYMPVRKSSDMTAVLAATPQIKTAMDQLAVTRVQDNARVFLPGADQEMAKSAAAILTQQGDVKATMTALKSTLEGIYTKDVKPKLKN from the coding sequence ATGGCGTTTAACTTGGACCGCAGGCATTTTTTGGGACTGGCCGGTGCCGGGGCAGGCGCAGCAGCGCTCTCTGCCTGCGGAGGCCCGTCCACCTCCGGGAGCGCCGCCGCAACCACGGCCGCGGACATCGACTTCAACGGCGTCAAGCCCGCTGCTTCCTTTGATTTCTGGTCCAACCACCCGGGCAAGTCCCAGGACGTGGAAAAGGCGATCATCGAGAAGTTCCAGGCCAAATTCCCCGAGATCAAGGTAAACCTGGTCACCGCCGGGGCCAACTATGAGGAAATCGCCCAGAAATTCCAGACCTCACAGGCCGCAAAGTCAGGCCTGCCGGGTCTGGTGGTCCTCTCCGACGTCTGGTGGTTCCGGTATTACTCCAACGGCAACATCATCGCTTTGGACAGCCTGGTAAAGCAGCTGGACATTAAGCTCGATGACTTCCAGACGTCCCTTGTCGCCGACTACCAGTACGAGGACAAGCAGTGGGCCCTCCCCTACGGCCGCTCCACGCCGCTGTTCTACTACAACAAGGACCATTTCAAAGCCGCCGGGCTCCCGGACCGCGCCCCCAAGACGTGGCAGGAGTTCGGCGAATGGGCGCCCAAGCTCATGGCCAGTTCAGGAGCCCAGTACGCCTACATCTACCCCGCGTTGGCCGGGTACGCGGGCTGGACGCTGCAGAACAATCTCTGGGGCTGGGGCGGCAGCTGGTCCAATGAGTGGACCATGAACTGCGATTCGGCGGAATCGGTGGCGGCCCTGCAGTGGGCACAGGACTCCATTTTCAAGGACAAGTGGGCCGGTGTGTCCTCCAAGGAAGCCGCCGACGACTTCGCCGCAGGCATCACGTCCTCGACGATCTCCTCGACCGGGTCCCTGCTGGGCGTGCTGAAGTCCGCCAAATTCAACGTGGGGGTCGGGTACTTGCCGGGCGGGCCCAAGAGCGAAAGCCCGGTCTGCCCCACCGGCGGCGCCGGCCTGGGCATTCCCAGCGGCGTCAGCAAGGAAGTGCAGCTCGCGGCGGCGACATTCCTGAAGTTCATGACCGAACCCGAAAACACGGCGGAATTCTCTGCGGCGACCGGCTACATGCCGGTCCGCAAGTCCTCGGATATGACGGCTGTCCTGGCCGCCACCCCGCAGATCAAGACCGCCATGGACCAGCTTGCGGTCACCAGGGTGCAGGACAACGCCCGTGTATTCCTGCCCGGCGCGGACCAGGAGATGGCCAAGTCGGCCGCGGCCATCCTCACCCAGCAAGGCGACGTCAAGGCCACTATGACAGCGCTTAAGTCGACGCTGGAGGGCATCTACACCAAGGACGTCAAGCCCAAGCTCAAGAACTGA
- the map gene encoding type I methionyl aminopeptidase, whose protein sequence is MAFGQPRIEYKTNAQMRSMHAAGLVLSRALDAAVAAAVPGKTTKDLDAVFAAVLQAAGATSNFLGYHGFPATICTSVNEEVVHGIPGERVLQDGDILSIDGGAILDGWHSDSARTVIVGTADPEDQRLSDVTEAAMWHGIAALAAGKFVGDIGNAVDDYVTSVPGKSLGILEDYVGHGIGSAMHMAPDVPNYRTNHRGPKIRPGLCLAIEPMLVRGSIDTAVLEDDWTVVTTDGKRSCQWEHSVAVHEKGIWVLSAPDGGAAELAPLGVVPVPIP, encoded by the coding sequence ATGGCATTCGGCCAGCCACGCATCGAATACAAAACCAACGCCCAAATGCGGTCCATGCACGCTGCCGGACTCGTCCTGAGCCGGGCCCTCGATGCCGCGGTCGCGGCCGCCGTCCCGGGGAAGACCACCAAGGACCTCGACGCCGTGTTCGCGGCGGTCCTCCAGGCTGCCGGCGCCACGTCCAATTTCCTGGGCTACCACGGCTTTCCTGCCACCATCTGCACCTCGGTCAACGAGGAGGTGGTGCACGGCATCCCGGGTGAACGCGTCCTGCAGGACGGAGACATCCTCTCCATCGACGGCGGCGCCATCCTGGATGGCTGGCACTCGGACTCCGCCCGCACCGTAATCGTCGGAACCGCCGACCCGGAAGACCAGCGGCTCTCCGACGTCACCGAGGCGGCCATGTGGCACGGGATTGCCGCCCTGGCCGCCGGCAAGTTCGTGGGCGACATCGGGAACGCCGTGGATGACTATGTCACCTCCGTGCCCGGCAAATCGCTGGGCATCCTGGAGGACTACGTGGGCCACGGCATCGGCTCCGCGATGCACATGGCCCCGGACGTACCGAACTATCGCACCAACCACCGGGGGCCGAAGATCCGCCCGGGCCTGTGCCTGGCCATTGAACCGATGCTGGTCCGCGGCAGCATCGATACGGCCGTTCTGGAGGACGACTGGACAGTCGTCACCACGGACGGCAAACGGTCCTGCCAGTGGGAGCACTCCGTGGCTGTCCACGAGAAGGGCATCTGGGTGCTCTCCGCGCCCGACGGGGGAGCCGCAGAGCTGGCGCCCCTCGGCGTCGTGCCCGTCCCGATCCCCTGA
- a CDS encoding adenylate kinase — translation MLIIGPPGSGKGTQAERISERLGVIAISTGDIFRANVKGETPLGIEAKKYMDAGDFVPDSVTNKMVRDRLGEDDVDNGFLLDGYPRTTAQVDYLDSILADGGQLLDVVLQLTADDEELVTRLLGRAKETGRTDDNEAVIRHRLDLYHGQTEAVVAKYADRGILTRVDGIGGMDEVTDRVMQAIKEAQSA, via the coding sequence ATGTTGATTATCGGACCTCCCGGGTCCGGCAAGGGAACGCAGGCGGAACGCATTTCAGAGCGCCTCGGCGTTATTGCGATCTCCACGGGCGACATCTTCCGCGCCAACGTCAAGGGTGAGACGCCGCTCGGCATCGAAGCCAAAAAGTACATGGACGCGGGTGACTTCGTTCCGGACAGTGTGACCAACAAGATGGTCCGTGACCGTTTGGGTGAGGACGACGTCGATAACGGCTTCCTCCTCGACGGCTACCCGCGCACCACCGCCCAGGTTGATTACCTCGACTCGATCCTCGCCGACGGGGGCCAGTTGCTCGACGTCGTCCTGCAGCTCACGGCCGACGATGAGGAACTCGTCACCCGCCTGCTGGGCCGTGCCAAGGAAACCGGGCGCACCGACGACAACGAAGCCGTCATCCGGCACCGCCTGGACCTGTACCACGGCCAGACGGAGGCTGTGGTGGCCAAGTACGCCGACCGCGGCATCCTGACCCGTGTGGACGGCATTGGCGGCATGGACGAGGTCACCGACCGCGTCATGCAGGCCATCAAAGAGGCCCAGTCGGCCTGA
- the secY gene encoding preprotein translocase subunit SecY: protein MLSAFGRAFRTPDLRRKLLFTLGIITIFRLGAFIPSPGVSYQNVQQCLQNGQTSGGIYQLVNLFSGGALLQVSVFALGIMPYITASIIVQLLRVVIPRFQMLYEEGASGQSKLTQYTRYLTIALGLLNATTLVSLARSGQLLPNCQLPIIPDTSIITTILIIITLTAGTGLIMWMGELVTEKGVGNGMSLLIFTSIVSSFPGSLGAIWTSKGPGTFFLVLVIGLLTVAAVVFVEQSQRRIPVQYAKRMIGRRTVGGTSTYIPIKVNMAGVVPVIFASSMLYLPGLISQFNQPKPGEPVAPWVEWINNNLVRGDHPIYMLLYFVMIVFFTYFYVAITFNPEEVSENMKKYGGFIPGIRAGKPTADYLQYVLSRITLPGAIYLAFVALIPLVALVLINANQNFPFGGTSILIMVGVGLETVKQIDAQLQQRHYEGLLR from the coding sequence TTGCTTAGCGCATTTGGCCGGGCCTTTCGCACGCCTGATCTGCGACGCAAGTTGTTGTTCACGCTGGGAATCATCACAATCTTCCGCTTGGGTGCGTTCATCCCCTCGCCTGGTGTGAGCTACCAGAATGTCCAGCAATGCTTGCAGAACGGTCAGACCTCGGGCGGTATTTACCAGCTCGTCAACCTGTTCAGCGGCGGTGCACTGCTTCAGGTGTCCGTCTTCGCCCTGGGCATCATGCCGTACATCACGGCCAGCATCATCGTCCAGCTGCTCCGGGTGGTCATTCCCCGGTTCCAGATGCTCTACGAGGAAGGTGCCTCGGGCCAGTCGAAGCTGACGCAGTACACGCGGTATCTCACTATCGCCCTGGGCCTGTTGAACGCCACGACGCTGGTGTCCCTGGCCCGCTCCGGCCAGTTGCTGCCGAACTGCCAGCTCCCGATCATCCCTGATACATCCATCATCACGACCATCCTGATTATCATCACGCTGACGGCAGGAACCGGCCTCATCATGTGGATGGGCGAGCTCGTGACCGAGAAGGGCGTGGGCAACGGCATGTCGCTGCTCATCTTCACCTCGATCGTTTCCAGCTTCCCCGGCTCGCTCGGTGCCATCTGGACCTCCAAGGGCCCCGGCACGTTCTTCCTGGTCCTGGTGATCGGCCTGCTGACCGTGGCCGCAGTGGTCTTCGTGGAACAATCCCAGCGCCGCATCCCGGTGCAGTACGCCAAGCGCATGATTGGCCGGCGCACCGTGGGCGGCACCAGCACGTACATCCCCATCAAGGTGAACATGGCCGGCGTCGTACCCGTCATCTTCGCGTCCTCGATGCTGTACCTGCCGGGTCTGATCTCGCAGTTCAACCAGCCTAAGCCCGGCGAGCCTGTCGCGCCCTGGGTGGAGTGGATCAACAACAACCTGGTCCGGGGCGACCACCCGATCTACATGCTGCTCTACTTCGTCATGATTGTGTTCTTCACGTACTTCTATGTTGCGATCACTTTCAACCCTGAAGAAGTATCTGAGAACATGAAGAAGTACGGCGGCTTCATTCCGGGTATCCGTGCCGGCAAGCCGACCGCAGACTACCTGCAGTACGTGCTGTCAAGGATCACGCTTCCCGGCGCCATTTACCTGGCGTTTGTGGCACTGATCCCGCTGGTCGCCCTGGTCCTGATCAACGCCAACCAGAACTTCCCGTTTGGTGGCACCTCGATCCTGATCATGGTGGGCGTAGGTTTGGAGACCGTCAAGCAGATTGATGCGCAGCTACAGCAGCGTCACTACGAAGGGCTTTTGCGATGA
- the rplO gene encoding 50S ribosomal protein L15 has product MAEKKTAEKAQGAAAEKQNALKVHHLRPAPGAKTAKTRVGRGEGSKGKTAGRGTKGTKARYQIKAGFAGGQLPLHMRLPKLRGFKNPFRVEFQVVNLDKLNELFPEGGAVTVENLVEKGAVRKNQPVKVLGTGDITVKVDVTVHAFSASAAEKIAAAGGTTTAL; this is encoded by the coding sequence ATGGCAGAGAAGAAAACCGCCGAAAAGGCACAGGGCGCCGCTGCTGAGAAGCAGAACGCACTGAAGGTTCACCACCTGCGTCCCGCCCCGGGTGCCAAAACCGCCAAGACCCGTGTTGGTCGTGGTGAAGGTTCCAAGGGTAAGACTGCCGGTCGCGGTACCAAGGGTACGAAGGCCCGCTACCAGATCAAGGCTGGCTTTGCCGGCGGCCAGCTGCCGCTGCACATGCGCCTGCCGAAGCTGCGCGGCTTCAAGAACCCGTTCCGGGTTGAGTTCCAGGTTGTAAACCTGGACAAGCTCAATGAGCTGTTCCCGGAAGGTGGCGCTGTCACCGTGGAGAACCTGGTCGAGAAGGGTGCCGTTCGCAAGAACCAGCCCGTCAAGGTGCTGGGCACCGGCGACATCACCGTCAAGGTTGACGTCACGGTCCACGCATTCTCGGCCAGCGCCGCAGAGAAGATTGCTGCAGCAGGCGGAACCACCACTGCCCTCTAA
- the rpmD gene encoding 50S ribosomal protein L30 produces MAKNVLISDAQLEITQIKSAIGGKQNQRDTLRSLGLKRIGHTVVRTADAVTVGMLNTVPHLVKVEEAK; encoded by the coding sequence ATGGCTAAGAACGTGCTCATCTCCGACGCCCAGTTGGAGATCACTCAGATCAAGTCCGCCATTGGCGGCAAGCAGAACCAGCGCGACACCCTGCGGTCCCTCGGCCTGAAGCGGATCGGGCACACCGTTGTCCGCACCGCCGACGCCGTGACCGTTGGAATGCTCAACACGGTTCCGCACCTGGTAAAGGTAGAGGAGGCGAAGTAA
- the rpsE gene encoding 30S ribosomal protein S5, protein MTEAVAAPATETAAPATTDSARGGARRGERGDRGQGRGDRGGRGGRDGGREAEKSQFVERVVTINRVSKVVKGGRRFSFTALVVVGDGNGMVGVGYGKAKEVPAAIAKGVEEAKKSFFRVPRIGSTIPHRVQGEAAAGVVMLRPASAGTGVIAGGPVRAVLECVGIHDILSKSLGSSNAINIVHATVDALKRLEEPAAVAARRGLPLDEIAPPAMVKALLNQKAGV, encoded by the coding sequence GTGACTGAAGCTGTAGCTGCTCCGGCAACTGAGACCGCTGCGCCTGCTACCACTGACAGTGCCCGTGGTGGCGCTCGTCGTGGCGAGCGTGGCGACCGCGGCCAGGGCCGTGGCGACCGTGGTGGCCGTGGTGGCCGCGATGGTGGCCGCGAAGCCGAAAAGAGCCAGTTCGTAGAGCGCGTCGTAACCATCAACCGTGTTTCCAAGGTCGTCAAGGGTGGTCGTCGCTTCAGCTTCACCGCCCTCGTCGTCGTCGGTGACGGCAACGGCATGGTCGGCGTTGGCTACGGCAAGGCTAAGGAAGTTCCTGCCGCCATCGCGAAGGGCGTCGAGGAAGCCAAAAAGTCCTTCTTCCGCGTTCCCCGCATTGGCAGCACCATCCCGCACCGCGTACAGGGTGAGGCCGCCGCAGGCGTCGTCATGCTGCGTCCGGCTTCCGCCGGTACCGGTGTTATCGCCGGTGGTCCGGTCCGCGCAGTACTGGAGTGCGTGGGCATCCACGACATCCTCTCCAAGTCGCTCGGATCTTCCAACGCCATCAACATCGTGCACGCGACTGTTGACGCGCTGAAGCGCCTCGAAGAGCCGGCAGCAGTGGCAGCACGCCGCGGCCTCCCGCTCGACGAGATCGCTCCGCCGGCAATGGTGAAGGCGCTTTTGAACCAGAAGGCAGGTGTCTGA
- the rplR gene encoding 50S ribosomal protein L18 translates to MAIAINKKRTNKSKSAQRSRRQLRIRKRISGTAVRPRLVVNRSARHVFVQVVDDSKGLTVASASTLEADLRAFDGDKTAKAKRVGELVAERAKAAGIEAVVFDRGGNKYHGRIAAVADGAREGGLSL, encoded by the coding sequence ATGGCGATCGCAATTAACAAGAAGCGTACGAACAAGAGCAAGTCTGCCCAGCGCAGCCGCCGCCAGCTTCGTATCCGCAAGCGCATCTCCGGAACGGCTGTACGTCCTCGTCTGGTCGTCAACCGCTCCGCACGCCACGTATTCGTCCAGGTTGTCGATGACAGCAAGGGCCTGACCGTAGCGAGCGCCTCCACTCTGGAAGCCGACCTTCGTGCATTCGACGGTGACAAGACTGCCAAGGCCAAGCGCGTTGGCGAGCTCGTCGCCGAGCGTGCCAAGGCTGCCGGTATCGAAGCAGTTGTCTTCGACCGCGGTGGTAACAAGTACCACGGCCGGATCGCCGCCGTCGCTGACGGCGCACGTGAAGGTGGGCTGTCACTGTGA
- the rplF gene encoding 50S ribosomal protein L6: MSRIGRLPITVPAGVEVKVDGSVVSVKGSKGELSHTVPSPIEVSLEDGTLTVARPNDERASRSLHGLTRTLIANMIQGVTAGYEKKLEIVGTGYRVQARGTDLEFALGYSHPVNITAPNGITFAVETPTKLSVSGISKQQVGEVAANIRKLRKPDPYKGKGIRYAGEVIRRKVGKAGK, encoded by the coding sequence ATGTCACGTATTGGACGTCTCCCCATCACCGTTCCTGCCGGCGTTGAGGTCAAGGTTGACGGCTCTGTCGTCAGCGTCAAGGGTTCCAAAGGCGAGCTGAGCCACACTGTGCCCAGCCCGATCGAGGTTTCCCTGGAAGATGGCACCCTGACTGTCGCCCGCCCGAACGACGAGCGCGCCTCACGTTCGCTGCACGGCCTGACCCGCACCCTGATCGCCAACATGATCCAGGGTGTCACCGCAGGCTACGAGAAGAAGCTTGAAATTGTCGGTACCGGTTACCGCGTTCAGGCACGGGGTACTGACCTGGAGTTCGCTCTGGGCTACAGCCACCCGGTTAACATCACGGCACCGAACGGCATCACCTTTGCAGTAGAGACCCCGACCAAGCTCTCTGTTTCAGGCATCTCCAAGCAGCAGGTCGGCGAGGTTGCTGCCAACATTCGCAAGCTGCGGAAGCCGGACCCCTACAAGGGCAAGGGCATCCGTTACGCAGGCGAAGTCATCCGCCGCAAGGTCGGAAAGGCTGGTAAGTAA
- the rpsH gene encoding 30S ribosomal protein S8, with the protein MTMTDPVADMLTRLRNANSAYHESVSMPYSKLKARVADILKAEGYIASWKEEDAEVGKKLTLELKFGPNRERSIAGVRRISKPGLRVYAKSTNLPHVLGGLGVAILSTSSGLLTDKQAGKKGVGGEVLAYVW; encoded by the coding sequence ATGACAATGACAGATCCCGTCGCAGACATGCTCACGCGTCTGCGCAATGCAAACTCGGCATACCACGAATCAGTGTCTATGCCGTACAGCAAGCTCAAGGCACGCGTTGCCGACATCCTGAAGGCTGAAGGTTACATTGCCTCCTGGAAAGAAGAAGACGCTGAGGTTGGCAAGAAGCTGACCCTCGAGCTCAAGTTCGGTCCGAACCGCGAGCGTTCAATCGCTGGCGTTCGTCGTATTTCCAAGCCGGGACTGCGCGTTTACGCAAAGTCCACCAACCTGCCGCACGTGCTCGGTGGCCTGGGTGTCGCAATCCTGTCCACCTCTTCCGGCCTCTTGACTGACAAGCAGGCCGGCAAGAAGGGCGTGGGCGGCGAAGTCCTCGCTTACGTCTGGTAA
- the rplE gene encoding 50S ribosomal protein L5: MTETLETPASKIVPRLKTKYADSIKSTLVEEFKYENVNQVPRLVKVVVNMGVGDAAKDSKLIDGAVRDLTLITGQKPQVTKARKSIAQFKLREGMPIGAHATLRGDRMWEFLDRLVTLALPRIRDFRGLSGKQFDGNGNYTFGLTEQVMFHEIDQDSIDRVRGMDITVVTTAKTDDEGRALLKALGFPFKTED, translated from the coding sequence ATGACTGAGACTCTCGAGACTCCGGCAAGCAAGATCGTTCCTCGTCTGAAGACCAAGTACGCGGATTCCATCAAGAGCACGCTCGTTGAGGAATTCAAGTACGAGAACGTCAACCAGGTTCCCCGCCTGGTGAAGGTCGTTGTGAACATGGGTGTTGGAGATGCCGCCAAGGACTCCAAGCTGATCGACGGCGCTGTCCGCGATCTGACCCTGATCACCGGCCAGAAGCCGCAGGTAACCAAGGCCCGCAAGTCGATCGCACAGTTCAAGCTGCGCGAAGGCATGCCGATCGGTGCACACGCAACTCTGCGTGGGGACCGCATGTGGGAATTCCTGGACCGTCTGGTCACGCTGGCTCTGCCGCGTATCCGTGACTTCCGGGGCCTCAGCGGCAAGCAGTTCGACGGCAACGGCAACTACACCTTCGGTCTGACCGAGCAGGTTATGTTCCACGAGATCGACCAGGATTCCATCGACCGCGTCCGCGGCATGGACATCACCGTCGTGACCACTGCCAAGACCGACGACGAAGGCCGCGCGCTGCTCAAGGCGCTTGGCTTCCCGTTCAAGACCGAAGATTAA
- the rplX gene encoding 50S ribosomal protein L24, with the protein MAKIKKGDLVQVITGAKAERGGDKGKQGKVLRVFPETNRVLVEGINRVTKHTKVGQSQRGTKTGGIEVVEASVHISNVALVDPSTKKPTRVGFRTETVERDGVKREVRVRVAKSSGKDI; encoded by the coding sequence ATGGCGAAAATCAAAAAGGGCGACCTGGTTCAGGTCATCACTGGCGCCAAGGCTGAGCGCGGCGGCGACAAGGGCAAGCAGGGCAAGGTTCTGCGCGTCTTTCCCGAGACCAACCGCGTGCTGGTCGAAGGCATCAACCGCGTAACCAAGCACACCAAGGTCGGTCAGTCGCAGCGCGGCACCAAGACCGGTGGCATTGAAGTCGTCGAGGCTTCGGTCCACATCTCCAACGTGGCTCTGGTTGACCCCTCCACCAAGAAGCCCACCCGCGTCGGTTTCCGCACCGAGACCGTTGAGCGCGATGGCGTGAAGCGCGAAGTGCGTGTCCGCGTGGCCAAGAGCTCAGGGAAGGACATCTAA
- the rplN gene encoding 50S ribosomal protein L14: MIQQESRLKVADNTGAKEILTIRVLGGSGRRYAGIGDVIVATVKDAIPGGNVKKGDVVKAVIVRTKKERRRADGSYIKFDENAAVILKADGDPRGTRIFGPVGRELRDKKFMKIVSLAPEVL; this comes from the coding sequence GTGATTCAGCAGGAGTCGCGACTCAAGGTCGCCGACAACACGGGTGCTAAGGAAATCCTTACCATTCGCGTTCTCGGTGGATCTGGCCGTCGCTACGCAGGCATTGGCGACGTAATCGTCGCTACCGTCAAGGACGCAATTCCGGGCGGCAACGTAAAGAAGGGCGACGTCGTCAAGGCTGTCATCGTCCGTACCAAGAAGGAACGCCGCCGTGCGGATGGTTCCTACATCAAGTTTGACGAGAACGCAGCTGTGATCCTGAAAGCTGACGGTGACCCCCGCGGTACCCGCATCTTCGGACCGGTTGGTCGTGAACTTCGCGATAAGAAGTTCATGAAGATCGTTTCTCTGGCTCCGGAGGTGCTTTAG
- the rpsQ gene encoding 30S ribosomal protein S17, which yields MSEKDENVTETVSAAAKADERGYRKTKRGYVVSDKMEKTITVQVEDRVKHALYGKVLRRNTKIKAHDEENSAGIGDLVLLAETRPLSATKRWRLVEILEKAK from the coding sequence GTGAGTGAAAAGGACGAGAACGTGACGGAAACTGTTTCCGCTGCAGCCAAGGCTGACGAGCGCGGTTACCGTAAGACGAAGCGCGGCTATGTCGTCTCGGACAAGATGGAAAAGACCATCACTGTCCAGGTCGAGGACCGCGTAAAGCACGCCCTCTACGGCAAGGTGCTTCGCCGCAACACGAAGATCAAGGCTCACGACGAAGAGAACAGCGCCGGCATCGGCGACCTCGTTCTCCTCGCCGAGACCCGCCCGCTCTCCGCCACCAAGCGGTGGCGTCTGGTGGAGATCCTCGAGAAGGCCAAGTAA
- the rpmC gene encoding 50S ribosomal protein L29 — MSVGSKELASAQLDGFDNERLVEELRKAKEELFNLRFQSATGQLENHGRLRAVKKDIARIYTVLRERELGIRAEVAAPVVEAKEEKKSKKAATKKADKAEKVETEEDAK, encoded by the coding sequence ATGTCAGTAGGATCCAAGGAACTTGCATCCGCACAGCTGGACGGTTTCGACAACGAGCGACTCGTTGAGGAACTCCGTAAGGCCAAGGAAGAGCTGTTCAACCTGCGTTTCCAGTCCGCCACCGGCCAGCTGGAGAACCACGGCCGGCTGCGCGCGGTAAAGAAGGACATCGCCCGCATCTACACCGTTCTGCGTGAGCGCGAGCTGGGCATTCGTGCCGAGGTTGCCGCACCGGTTGTGGAAGCCAAGGAAGAGAAGAAGTCCAAGAAGGCTGCAACCAAGAAGGCCGACAAGGCTGAAAAGGTTGAGACCGAGGAGGATGCCAAGTGA
- the rplP gene encoding 50S ribosomal protein L16 — protein sequence MLIPRRVKHRKQHHPGRSGAATGGTKVSFGEWGIQALSPAYVTNRQIESARIAMTRHIKRGGKVWINIYPDRPLTKKPAETRMGSGKGSPEWWVSNVKPGRVLFEISGVEESVAREALRLAIHKLPLKARILRREGGE from the coding sequence ATGCTTATCCCACGTCGAGTCAAGCACCGTAAGCAGCACCACCCGGGTCGTTCCGGCGCTGCTACGGGCGGCACCAAGGTCTCCTTCGGTGAGTGGGGTATCCAGGCTCTGAGCCCGGCATACGTCACCAACCGTCAGATCGAGTCTGCCCGTATCGCGATGACCCGCCACATCAAGCGTGGCGGCAAGGTCTGGATCAACATCTACCCGGACCGTCCGCTGACGAAGAAGCCGGCCGAAACCCGCATGGGTTCCGGTAAGGGTTCTCCGGAATGGTGGGTTTCAAACGTCAAGCCGGGCCGGGTTCTCTTCGAGATCTCCGGTGTCGAGGAATCTGTCGCTCGCGAGGCACTGCGCCTGGCGATCCACAAGCTCCCGTTGAAAGCACGCATTCTGCGTCGCGAAGGTGGTGAATAG